In the genome of Globicephala melas chromosome 3, mGloMel1.2, whole genome shotgun sequence, one region contains:
- the ZCCHC10 gene encoding zinc finger CCHC domain-containing protein 10 isoform X1 — translation MATPMHRLIARRQAEANKQHVRCQKCLEFGHWTYECTGKRKYLHRPSRTAELKKALKEKENRLLLQQSIGETNVERKTKKKRSKSVTSSSSNSSDSSASDSSSESEETSTSSSSEDSDSDESSSSSSSSASSTSSSSSSDSDSDSSSSSSSSSSTNSSSEDEPPKKKKKK, via the exons TGAAGCAAATAAACAACATGTAAGATGTCAGAAATGCTTGGAATTTGGGCATTGGACTTATGAATgcacaggaaaaagaaagtacCTACATAGGCCTTCAAGAACAGCAGAACTAAAgaaagctttaaaagaaaaagaaaacagattattaTTACAGCAAAG CATTGGAGAAACTAATGTAGAAAgaaagaccaagaaaaaaag GTCTAAGAGTGTAACTAGTTCCAGTAGCAATAGCAGTGACAGTTCAGCCAGTGATTCTTCGTCAGAGAGTGAAGAGACCTCTACCTCATCCTCCTCAGAGGACAGTGACTCTGATGAAAGCTCCTCCAGTTCATCATCTTCAGCCTCCTCCACAAGCTCTTCCTCGTCCTCCGATTCAGACTCAGATTCCAGCTCTtccagtagcagcagcagcagcacaaaTAGTAGCTCTGAGGATGAACcaccaaagaagaagaaaaagaaatag